Proteins from one Streptomyces sp. NBC_00390 genomic window:
- a CDS encoding cupin domain-containing protein: MSEHTDMNALMTVVHVDEVAPHEVVPGIVRRRLPATDHARGWLIDFAAGTEWPEVDVHTGEEWYYVLSGEVIEGEERYGPGTYVVFAAGSRHRPRTETGARMLGISLPAG, from the coding sequence ATGAGCGAGCACACCGACATGAACGCACTGATGACTGTCGTCCACGTTGACGAGGTCGCGCCGCACGAGGTGGTTCCCGGGATCGTGCGGCGCAGGCTGCCGGCAACCGACCACGCCCGCGGCTGGCTGATCGACTTCGCCGCGGGCACCGAGTGGCCGGAGGTCGACGTGCACACCGGAGAGGAGTGGTACTACGTGCTGAGCGGAGAAGTGATCGAGGGGGAGGAGCGCTACGGGCCGGGTACGTATGTGGTGTTCGCCGCGGGCAGCCGGCATCGGCCCCGTACCGAGACGGGCGCGCGGATGCTCGGCATCTCCCTGCCGGCCGGCTGA
- a CDS encoding helix-turn-helix domain-containing protein, producing MPRHKARHKVVALLNEPQSPFELACATEVFGNIPPDLPVHYDFRVCAQQPGPLRTTAGYSMLVDAGLEALRSADTVMVPGWQPPGAPVPPAVLDALRAAHRRGSRIVSICTGAFVLAQAGLLDGRRATTHWRRTAQLAAAFPQVQVDADVLYIDHGDVATSAGTGAGIDLCLHLVRSDHGAAYAAQIARSMVLPPHREGSQLQYVAQAAPAGTDESLAPVLQWVLSRLDAELTVSRLAERAGLSDRTFARRFNRQLGTSPGQWLLNQRLDAARTLLEQTGLPVEAIATRVGLSSAVNLRRRFRAAFGTTPGAYRRIFGEARPMHSTSGGGPADSEDR from the coding sequence ATGCCCCGTCATAAGGCCCGTCATAAGGTGGTGGCGCTGCTCAATGAGCCGCAGTCGCCTTTCGAACTCGCCTGCGCCACCGAGGTCTTCGGCAACATCCCGCCGGATCTACCGGTCCATTACGACTTCCGGGTGTGCGCCCAGCAGCCAGGACCGCTGCGGACCACCGCCGGGTACTCGATGCTCGTCGACGCCGGTCTGGAGGCCCTGCGGAGCGCAGACACGGTGATGGTCCCCGGCTGGCAGCCGCCCGGGGCACCTGTCCCGCCGGCCGTCCTCGACGCCCTGCGGGCCGCGCACCGGCGCGGATCGCGGATCGTGTCCATCTGCACGGGCGCGTTCGTCCTCGCCCAAGCGGGACTGCTCGACGGCCGCCGGGCCACCACCCACTGGCGCCGGACCGCCCAACTCGCCGCTGCCTTCCCTCAGGTACAGGTCGATGCCGACGTGCTCTACATCGATCACGGTGATGTGGCCACCAGTGCCGGTACCGGCGCCGGCATCGATCTGTGCCTGCATCTCGTACGCTCCGACCACGGCGCGGCATACGCCGCTCAGATCGCCCGGAGCATGGTGCTGCCGCCGCACCGGGAGGGCAGCCAGCTCCAGTACGTCGCACAGGCCGCCCCCGCCGGCACGGACGAGTCGCTGGCTCCGGTCCTGCAATGGGTGCTCTCCCGGCTGGACGCAGAGCTGACCGTCAGCCGGCTCGCCGAACGCGCCGGCCTCTCGGACCGCACCTTCGCCCGCCGATTCAACCGGCAGCTCGGCACCAGTCCCGGGCAGTGGCTGCTCAACCAGCGCCTCGACGCGGCACGAACCCTGCTGGAACAGACCGGCCTTCCGGTGGAGGCGATCGCGACCCGGGTCGGGCTCTCCTCCGCGGTCAACCTCCGGCGCCGCTTCCGAGCCGCGTTCGGGACCACCCCGGGGGCCTACCGCCGAATCTTCGGAGAAGCCCGGCCCATGCACTCGACAAGCGGCGGTGGTCCTGCCGACTCCGAAGACCGGTAG